In the Prochlorococcus sp. MIT 1307 genome, one interval contains:
- a CDS encoding NADP-dependent isocitrate dehydrogenase, with protein sequence MAQFEKLSTPRQGTAIRFVNGNPEVPNDPIIPFIRGDGTGVDIWPATQAVIDAAINKAYGTKRRIEWFKVYAGDEACDLYGTYQYLPQDTLTAIETYGVAIKGPLTTPVGGGIRSLNVALRQIFDLYSCVRPCRYYKGTPSPHKRPQDLDVIVYRENTEDIYMGIEWEANDETGINLIDHLNSKVIPANGKLGKRQIPQGSGIGIKPVSKAGSQRHIRKAIQHALKLSGDRRHVTLVHKGNIMKFTEGAFRDWGYELATDEFRKECITERESWILDNAEKNLSINIENNAKMIDPGYESLTQEKKDAICLEVKSILENIGASHGNGKWRQMVMVDDRIADSIFQQIQTRPQEYSILATLNLNGDYISDAAAAIVGGLGMAPGANIGDKAAIFEATHGTAPKHAGLDRINPGSLMLSGVMMLEFLGWQKAADLITKGISQSIADQKVTYDLARLMEPKVEPLSCSGFATSVIERY encoded by the coding sequence ATGGCCCAGTTTGAGAAACTCAGCACTCCCAGGCAAGGCACAGCGATTCGTTTCGTTAACGGTAATCCGGAAGTTCCCAATGATCCAATCATCCCTTTCATTAGGGGAGATGGTACTGGTGTAGATATCTGGCCTGCAACACAAGCGGTAATTGATGCAGCAATCAATAAAGCCTATGGGACTAAACGACGAATCGAATGGTTCAAAGTCTATGCAGGCGATGAAGCATGCGACCTTTACGGAACTTATCAATACCTTCCTCAAGATACTCTTACCGCAATTGAGACTTATGGAGTGGCCATTAAAGGTCCACTAACTACTCCAGTAGGTGGCGGAATACGTTCATTAAATGTTGCCCTGAGACAAATATTTGATCTTTATTCATGTGTTCGTCCATGTCGCTATTACAAAGGCACGCCAAGTCCTCATAAGCGCCCTCAAGATCTCGATGTCATTGTTTATCGAGAAAATACAGAAGATATTTATATGGGAATCGAATGGGAAGCCAATGATGAAACTGGAATTAACTTAATTGATCACCTCAACTCTAAAGTTATCCCTGCAAACGGAAAACTTGGCAAAAGGCAAATCCCTCAAGGTTCAGGTATAGGGATCAAACCAGTGAGCAAAGCTGGAAGTCAAAGACATATTCGCAAAGCTATTCAACATGCACTAAAGCTTTCAGGTGATCGACGTCACGTGACTCTTGTACATAAAGGAAATATCATGAAATTTACTGAAGGTGCCTTTCGAGATTGGGGCTATGAATTAGCAACAGATGAATTTCGTAAGGAGTGCATCACAGAACGGGAAAGTTGGATACTAGACAATGCAGAAAAGAACCTTTCAATCAATATTGAAAATAATGCAAAGATGATTGATCCTGGCTATGAATCACTAACTCAAGAGAAAAAAGATGCTATTTGTTTAGAGGTTAAATCAATTTTAGAAAACATAGGAGCAAGTCATGGGAATGGAAAATGGCGACAAATGGTTATGGTTGATGATCGAATTGCCGACAGTATTTTTCAACAAATTCAAACCAGACCTCAAGAGTACTCAATCCTTGCAACATTGAATCTCAATGGTGACTATATTTCTGATGCAGCAGCTGCAATTGTAGGCGGACTTGGAATGGCGCCTGGCGCCAACATTGGTGATAAGGCAGCCATATTTGAAGCAACACATGGAACTGCACCTAAACATGCTGGATTAGATCGAATAAACCCAGGATCATTAATGCTTAGTGGAGTCATGATGTTGGAATTCCTAGGATGGCAAAAAGCAGCTGATCTAATTACGAAAGGAATTAGTCAATCAATTGCAGATCAAAAAGTCACTTATGATCTAGCTCGTCTTATGGAGCCAAAGGTAGAACCCTTAAGCTGTAGTGGATTTGCAACTTCTGTGATTGAAAGGTATTAA